One stretch of Juglans microcarpa x Juglans regia isolate MS1-56 chromosome 3D, Jm3101_v1.0, whole genome shotgun sequence DNA includes these proteins:
- the LOC121254797 gene encoding DExH-box ATP-dependent RNA helicase DExH9, which produces MEALMGSSKRKLADDIQAEPLLPQKRQQRENELVVADDGEPVACLHDVSFPEGYVPPARTPSSSAEPPAKVFEFTLDPFQSEAIKCLESGESVMVSAHTSAGKTVVALYAIAMSLRNKQRVIYTSPIKALSNQKYREFKEEFSDVGLMTGDVTIEPNASCLVMTTEIWRSMQYKGSEITREVAWIIFDEVHYMRDRERGVVWEESIVMAPKNSRFVFLSATVPNAKEFADWVAKVHQQPCHIVYTDYRPTPLQHYIFPSGGDGLYLVVDEKGKFREDSFQKSLNALVPASEGVKKKENGKWQKGITIGRVGEESDIFKMVKMIIQRQYDPVILFSFSKRECEFLAMQMAKLDLNEDDEKVNVETIFWSAMDILSDDDKKLPQVSNILPLLKRGIGVHHSGLLPILKEVIEILFQEGLIKCLFASETFSIGLNMPAKTVVFTNVRKFDGDKFRWISSGEYIQMSGRAGRRGIDKRGICILMVDEKLEPSTAKMMLKGNADCLNSAFHLSYNMILNQMRCEDGDPENLLRNSFYQFQADRAIPSLEKQVKDLEEERNSIIIEEEDSLKNYYDLLQQYRSLKKDVRDIVFSPKYCLPFLQARRLVCIECSRSEEVSPSFSIKDPVTWGVIINFERVKSVSEDDANRKPEDGDYTVDILTRCVVSKDGIAKKTIKIVPLKEPGEPVVVSVPISQIISLSSILMVIPKDLLPLETRENTLKKVSEVISRFAEKGVPLLDPEEDLKIQSSSYRKAARRIEALESLFDKHEIAKSPLIEQKLKVFHMKQELAAKIKLLKKTIRSSTVLAFKDEFKARKRALRRLGYVTNEDVVGLKGRVACEISSADELTLSELMFNGVLKDITVEEMVSLLSCFVWQEKLQNAPKPREELDSLFVQLQDIARRVAKVQLECKVQIDVENFVSSFRSDIMEAVYAWAKGSKFYEIMEITQVFEGSLIRAIRRLEEVLQQLIQAAKSIGETELVSKFEEAVSKIKRDIVFAASLYL; this is translated from the exons GTGTCAGCCCATACTTCTGCTGGAAAAACTGTTGTAGCATTGTATGCTATTGCTATGTCATTGCGGAATAAGCAACGGGTAATATACACTTCACCAATCAAGGCACTCAGCAACCAAAAATATAGGGAGTTTAAAGAAGAGTTTTCAGATGTGGGTTTGATGACCGGTGATGTGACGATTGAACCCAATGCTTCTTGCTTG GTAATGACAACAGAAATATGGCGTAGTATGCAGTACAAAGGATCCGAAATTACACGGGAGGTTGCTTGGATTATTTTTGATGAGGTACATTACATGCGTGACCGTGAAAGAGGGGTAGTTTGGGAAGAGAGCATTGTTATGGCTCCGAAGAACTCTCGATTTGTATTCCTCTCAGCAACTGTGCCTAATGCAAAGGAATTTGCTGATTGGGTTGCAAAG GTTCACCAACAACCATGTCACATTGTTTATACTGATTATAGGCCAACACCTCTTCAGCATTATATTTTCCCTTCTGGTGGTGATGGTCTATACTTGGTGGTGGATGAAAAGGGAAAATTCCGTGAGGATAGCTTTCAGAAATCTTTAAATGCACTTGTTCCTGCTAGCGAGGGTGTCAAGAAAAAGGAGAATGGAAAGTGGCAAAAGGGTATAACCATAGGCAGAGTTGGTGAAGAAAGTGACATCTTCAAGATGGTGAAAATGATCATTCAGCGTCAATATGATCCCGTTATACTATTCAGCTTTAGCAAAAGGGAATGTGAGTTTCTTGCAATGCAg ATGGCAAAATTGGATCTGaatgaggatgatgagaaagtGAATGTAGAAACTATTTTTTGGAGTGCTATGGATATTCTTTCAGATGACGATAAGAAGCTTCCTCAG GTTTCTAATATTTTACCCCTCCTGAAACGTGGGATTGGGGTGCATCATTCTGGCTTGCTTCCCATTTTGAAGGAAGTTATTGAGATATTATTCCAGGAAGGATTGATCAAG TGCTTGTTTGCCTCGGAGACCTTCAGCATAGGTTTGAATATGCCTGCTAAAACTGTGGTATTTACAAATGTCCGTAAATTTGATGGGGATAAGTTCAGATGGATTTCCAGTGGAGAATATATACAGATGAGTGGCCGTGCTGGTCGTCGAGGTATCGATAAACGTGGAATATGCATCCTTATGGTTGACGAGAAACTGGAACCTTCTACGGCTAAGATGATGCTCAAAGGAAATGCCGATTGTTTGAACAG TGCCTTCCATTTAAGCTACAATATGATTTTGAATCAAATGCGTTGTGAAGATGGAGATCCTGAAAATTTGCTTCGTAATTCATTCTATCAGTTCCAAGCCGACCGTGCCATTCCAAGTCTTGAG AAACAAGTAAAGGATCTTGAAGAAGAGAGGAATTCAATTataattgaagaagaagatagttTAAAGAATTATTACGATCTGCTACAGCAGTACAGAAGCTTGAAGAAGGATGTTCGTGATATTGTGTTCTCTCCAAAGTACTGCTTACCTTTCTTGCAGGCTAGAAGGCTCGTGTGTATTGAATGCTCTAGGTCTGAAGAAGTTTCCCCATCTTTCTCTATCAAGGACCCCGTCACATGGGGAGtgataataaattttgaaagagTAAAAAGTGTATCTGAAG ATGATGCAAATAGAAAGCCCGAAGATGGAGACTACACAGTGGATATTCTTACAAGATGTGTGGTGAGCAAAGATGGAATTGCGAAAAAAACCATTAAGATTGTCCCATTGAAAGAGCCTGGAGAACCTGTTGTTGTTTCTGTTCCTATCTCCCAG ATTATTAGTTTGAGTAGTATTCTTATGGTCATACCAAAGGATCTATTGCCCTTGGAAACTCGAGAAAACACACTGAAGAAGGTTTCTGAAGTTATTTCAAGATTTGCAGAAAAAGGGGTACCTCTTCTAGATCCAGAAGAAGATCTGAAG ATTCAAAGCAGCTCATACAGAAAAGCAGCTCGTAGAATAGAGGCTCTAGAGAGCCTTTTTGACAAGCATGAAATTGCTAAATCTCCCCTTATTGAACAAAAGCTCAAAGTTTTCCACATGAAGCAAGAATTGGCTGCTAAGATCAAGTTGCTTAAGAAGACAATACGCTCTTCCACTGTGTTGGCCTTTAAAGATGAATTCAAGGCTAGAAAACGGGCACTTCGGAGGCTAGG ATATGTCACAAATGAAGATGTTGTGGGGTTGAAAGGGAGAGTTGCTTGTGAAATCAGTAGTGCGGATGAGTTGACCCTATCAGAGCTTATGTTTAATGGGGTTTTAAAGGACATAACGGTGGAAGAGATGGTTTCTCTCCTTTCTTGCTTTGTCTGGCAGGAGAAACTTCAAAATGCTCCAAAGCCTAGGGAAGAACTTGACTCGCTCTTTGTACAGTTACAAGATATAGCTCGTAGGGTTGCCAAAGTTCAGCTTGAGTGCAAG gTCCAAATTGATGTGGAGAACTTTGTGAGTTCGTTTCGGTCAGATATCATGGAGGCTGTGTATGCTTGGGCAAAAGGATCCAAGTTCTATGAGATCATGGAAATTACACAGGTTTTCGAGGGCAGCTTGATCAGGGCAATTCGTAGACTGGAGGAAGTTCTTCAGCAGCTCATACAAGCAGCAAAGTCTATTGGAGAAACTGAGCTtgtatcaaaatttgaagaggcTGTTTCCAAGATCAAGAGGGATATCGTCTTTGCAGCATCTCTCTACTTGTAG